The genomic region ACGACAAATGGTGGAAGCGAAAGCGCGACTCCCATATTCGCTGGAACAAGCGCGAGGACAACGAAGACGACGCCTATGCCGCCGCCGAAGACGACGACAACGAGCTCGACCCAAGCGCGACCCCCCATCCGCTGTAGCAGTCGATCCCGCCCCTCACAAAACTGAGGTCCTGGACGGTAAGGTCCACATAAGTGCCTTCCCTCCCGTCGTTTTGCGCATCGTCAACCGGCCTCACTCCTTCGTTCTTGCCCTCGTCCCACTTAAGCGAGGCAATCATTCCGGCGGGGACACCAAGGGGCCTGCCAGTACTTGCCaccctctcttcttctcttgcgCCAGTACTAAGAGTGGGTGGTGTTGTGGCTGCGAGCCTCGTCACAAATGTTGTGGGGAGGGTGGTCggagaatgaagaagaagacgagGGAGACTGTATcccagagagagaagagagagagatggtggtggaggaaggttgggggatGGGGAAGGGTTTGGGGACTgtcgaagagaagaagaaaaaaggttaGTGCGGGTGGAGGAAAGGGAAGGCCTGCACCTCTAggccattaaatttttttttattcttaatttttttaatttttgaatatttaattattaaaaatattttttattattttttaatctagtTGGAGTAGTAAGTGGGTCATGTCACTgaccacgtcagcatttaacagataaattaacagaaaaactgacagaggtctgacattggcacaaattcgtaaaatgaggtatgacattgtcaattttaaaagatgagatataAAAGTGTCGTGATACCAATAGTTAaagtagttttttgtattttacccaaaaaagtaatacctcttaaaaaaataataataataataaataaatagtacAAGAGAGATCATGCAAGTTCccaaaatcaaaaaataaaatagcataAAAAATTGGATGACGGTGATGTCAGTGGATGCCCAAATGGGCTCCAAATGACAATCAAATTAGGTCAAACCCTGAAATTAGGAGCAAACGAACGCCAGAGCAGAGagatccaaaacccaaaacactTCCCATTCATCATTTCACAAATTCGTCAGATTTCCGAAAGGGCGCcctctgattttttttcctcaatCAATTTTCCCGCCAAAATACGCTCACGAAATCCTCAAATGGCGTTTTGAGCTTCGAAATCATCGCTCACCACTGGTAGTGTTATTAATTTCAGAAATGGGCATGGAATCCAGCTCCACCCACTTCACAAATATCAGAAGGTAAATTGAAACTTAAACCCTAAGTTTGATTTTTCCCCAATTTGATTTGTCTTACCCAATCAAGCTTAATTCTTTGTCGTGCATTTTGTATTTGTGAAATtgagtatttttctttaatttaattggataaggctgtgtttggttgctgacaaattgtttttattgatttgataattatgttttttgttttattattttgctAATCACTATTCACATTCATGCGCTGCTGAGTTGCTGAACGTGTTAATAGATTAGTTTTTGCATAAAGTTTGCTTTTGAGGATCGGTTAATGTTGTTTCAGACTGTTAATCAAGTTGTTGTGGCTAATgtatttgtgatttttcatgTCGTTTTTATTTCGTGTGACGCAGCTTAGATACTGATTGTAAGATTGAAGACAGTGGGAACAACTTAGTTATCGAGGCGTACCCTTTAGGAATGATGCCTCCGATGAATGCTGTCGATACAGAGGATGAGGGAGAGTCTGGAGTACTTGAACCGTATGTGGGGTTAGAGTTTGATTCAGCAGATGTTGCCCGTGATTTTTACACTCTCTATGCAGCACGGATGGGGTTTAAAGTTCGAACTGGTCAGTTGTATCGCTCGAGAACTGATGGATCAGTCTCTTCTCGAAGATTTGTGTGCTCTAAGGAGGGGTTTCAGATTAGTTCACGGACAGGATGCCCGGCATTAATAAGGGTGCAGAGACGTGATTCTGGGAAATGGGTTGTAGACCTTTTCCTGAAGGATCACAATCATGGTCTTGGATCATCTACAGAGGAAAATCATTCCCCGATTTTTCAGAAGAAGAGTTCAATGCCAACAAATTCGGTTGTTGAAGTGTCTCATAGGCCAAAAGTCAAATTGATTAAGGCAATTGAGGATAAACCACCTTGCCCATCTGGAGTTATAACTGCCAAGCGCTTAAAACGGGGTGGAGATGAAATGCAGTCAGAAGTTGATCTATCTGCAGGTCTAGAGTTCAATTCAGCCAATGAAGCATACCAATTTTATCATGCATATGCTGAGAATGCAGGATTTAGAATCAGGATTGGTCAATTGTTTCGTTCAAAGCTTGATGGTTCAATTACATCTCGGAGATTTGTGTGTTCAAAGGAAGGGTTTCAGCATCCATCACGAGTTGGTTGTGGGGCATACATGAGGATTAAGAGACAAGATTCTGGAAGATGGGTAGTGGACCGTTTTGATAAAAATCATAACCATGAGTTTGAGTCTCACCTGGaagttcaaaagaaaaatcttttttcttcaaaaaagtTCATAGAAGAGGAGATCGGAGGGCTGGAGATTGAAGATATTGTTGACATAAACAATGGTAACCTTGTCAAAAGACATAGAGAAAATCACATTGGAAGTGATTGGTACAGTGTGCTGTTTGACTATTTTCAAACCAAACAGGCTGAAGATACAGGATTCTTTTATGCAGTAGAAGTTGATAATGGTAATTGCATGAGTATTTTCTGGGCTGATGGGAGGTCTAGGTTTTCATGCAGCCAGTTTGGTGATGCCATTATTTTCGACACCTCATATCGGAAAAGTATTTATCTGGTGCCATTTGCCGCTTTCATTGGAATCAACCACCACAAGCAACCGGTGCTTCTTGGCTGTGCCCTAGTTGCTGATGAGTCTGAGAAATCTTTTACTTGGTTGTTTCAAACATGGCTTAGGGCAATGTCAGGGCGTCGTCCTCTGTCAATAATAGCTGACCAAGATGATGTGATCCAGCAGGCCATCATGCAAGTTCTTCCAGGAACCCATCATCGTTTCTCGTTATGGCAGATCAAGGCAAAAGAAAGTGAGCATCTAAGtgtaatgaatggttcttttaaatatgaatatgaaaaGTGCATTTATCAGTGTCAAACAGCCAATGAATTTGAAACCGCATGGAATGCACTCCTCAGCAGGTATGGGTTGAAGGATAACGCTTGGCTGAAAGCAATGTACGAAAAGCGCAGGAGTTGGGTTCCATTATACTTACGAGCTACATTCTTTGCTGGCATCCCCTTCAATGAAAGTATAGAATCATTCTTTGGTGCACATTTCAATGCCCAAACACCACTTAAGGAGTTTGTTTCACAATATGAAAGAGGCCTTGAGCGACGGCgtgaagaagaaataaaagaggATTTTAACTCTTTTAACTTGAAACCTTACTTGCAGACGAAAGAACCATTAGAAGAACAATGTAGAAGACTTTATACACTGAACACATTCAGGGTATTTCAGAAAGAACTTCTACAATCCTATAGTTATCTGGGATTTAAGATTTATGATGAAGGGGCAATCATCAGGTATTTGGTCCGCAAGTGTGGGAATGACGATGAGAAATCTATAGTCACTGTTGGTGCGGCCATTCCCGAAGTGGGCTGTAGCTGTCGAATGTTTGAATTTGAAGGTATACTATGTAGGCATGTGTTGAGAGTTTTCCAAATCTTGGACATAAAAGAAGTTCCCCATTGCTATATCTTACGCCGTTGGACTAGAAATGCTGAATATGGTATTCCTTGTGAATCTGAATTGGGTGGAAACCCTCAAGAGCTGAAGGCCTTGATGGTGTGGAGTTTGAGAGAAGCAGCCTGTAAATACATAGAGGCTGGGGCAACATCGCTTGAAAAGCACAAGCTCGCCTACGAAATTATGCGAGAGGGCGGACGAAaactttgttggcagaggtaaGTGTGTGGGGAACAAGAGTCAGTCATCTCTGACAGTCTGTATGGAtagattttgaagtttttgagCTGCATAAGTAGCTAGTCCTTTTTTTGACAGTCGGTCTAGGTTTTGTAACAGAAAGACCATTGATTTGCCTTGGATAATTTGCTGTTGATATGTACCAGTCATGTAAATATTTGGTTGTTTATGAAGATTACCATGATTTTCCAGTTACTTGTGCAGGTGAGAAATGGGGTCTAATTTCTAAGCAATAGTTGGGAAATGGCACGAGTTTGCCTTCAAAGTTTGGTGTTTGTACTGATTGTTTTATGATTGGTCATCTCTTTTCTGTCTCTCGTATAGGCATTATAGTCATGAGttcaatctattgaattaaaaataagaatcaATCTCGTAGCATTCATATTTTCCGGCCCATTTTAGGAGTTTGATTCTTATATTATTGGTATCCCACCCAATATTTTGACGTAACACCGAAGATTTTACTGATATTTCAGCAATCAATCTCCCAAGTTTTGAGAATGAAATCCGAATTTCGACAAACATCTGACGTCGCAACATCATAAGGAGATATGGATTTTGATCGAGGACAAGTTACATTTTCTTGGTTTATGAATACTCAGACCGAGGCAGCCTGTATGGAGTCGAAAAAGCATCGCAACATCATACGATAATACAATGGATAGCCAAAAGAAGCAATCCAAAAACCAACGTGAATATCGAAAATAAAAATTGCACCGTACAAAAAATACGCAAATGAAGacgaaaataaagaaattaataaacaaaaattaaacacGACAAACGAAGAAAAGTAGAGTGTAGAAATCAATACACACAGTGATATTATGAACAAACATTCATATCGAAAATGCGTAATTCATTCATACATATGCTTCTTATTCTGTGcgcaaatttaaatttttctcgtataatttagataaatttaatGTAAAATCTCTCTTgtaggaaatttttttatacatgtacttaaactcttcTAATGCGTCCACTTTCTTGAGCAATAGCATCTTCAACCCCAGCATGAATGACACATGTGGAAAACATTTGTGTTGCACTCACAATTATTGTTATGACCTCCAAAATACGCTGTTAATCCAATACATAATACCATGATTAGTCATGTAATTAAGATTCATGTCTTTATgcaataaaactttaaaaaattacTACTCTATGCTCTTTCCCTGTATGATCCGCCTGAAAATTCTTACGTGTGAAGAATGTATTATCTATATAACTTTCTTTTCACGACTATTAATCATGTGACGACTGGTGGGTGAGGATCGTGTGCGAAAGGACAATGTATATGCATCTATTTCATCAGAAAGGCTGCTAGTACTAATTGTAGTGTGCCTAGTACAAGAAAAGCTTAGGTCTAAGTGCAACCGGTTGTATCTATATTTGTTATAACACGAGAGTCacatagtgagagagagaattcACATGACAGTTTATACAAATCGGTGATAGGGAAGTTTTTCTCGCCAAATAATCCAATGACCCTCCCATTGGTtttatgtttcaaaaataaaagcaGCAACTTACCAAGTTGGCATCTGTCCAACCAAGTTCAATCTCTTTACAAGCCAATCTGAAACAGCAAAAGTGGAGATGAAATTTGCAATTAAGTGTTTGATAACGTTGCACTTTAGAAGGATAACAAGTAGATAGAAAAACGGTTTTTCCCCTTGAATTGAGCTCTTAAAATgcttttatattaaatttatcgTTGTCGGGGTGTTTTTTCtaatttacaaagaaaaaaaaaacaagcagCAGCAGAAATGTTCACCCCATGGCAAGAAGGGTGAGTGACCAAGTAGCAAGAGAAGAGGCAGCAGCTGTGTGCAAGCTGGGACCGTCCCATTGAAAAACGTTGTGGAGCCCGGTGAGTGAGGTCCCAAATCCAACAACTCCAGCAATAAGGGAGAAGATCACAAAGAACCCAGTTGCCAAATTCCCAAATGGAAAATATATTGGAAATATCCGAGCTGGAATTGACAGAACAGATGCTGCATATGCAAGCACATTAATTGTTGTTAATTACCACAACTAAGTTGTAATTGACGAGAAATTGTTCAGCGTGACCGCCACAATTCAATCACATGACGCTGTGATGATGGTCACGCCAGAAGATTTCTCGTAATTGAAGGACTATGCAAATCGATAATTACCAGTTTCGCGAGATCTTTGGATTCCATGGTTGACAGCCCAAGAAGCAATGACAATGACAATGAAATAGAGAATAAGATTAACAACTAGGAGAATTGATGCTGCAGATTTTGACCCTCCGGAAGCCATggcctttgaatttgtttgggGAGATGGAAAGAGAAGGACTAAATACTGTCACGCTTATTGAGCTTAGCTTACAGAACTATATATTCTGGATATTAAATTGTTGTCTTTAATTCAAAGAAATGGCTTACATTCTTTCCCTTCATGGGGATTGCCTCAGGGAAGGGGCAaagaattttttggtttttttaatttattttttggtggaaTAAAGTTTCCTTGCTAAgcacacaaaataaaagaataaagtttttcttttctctgtTCAATGATTATTGGCAAAAGAAACGAGCGTTATTGTAAACAGCAGGGCTTGAGTGCTAACCGGTTAATAAGTTCGACACAAAATGTATCCCATGATCTGAAATCGTTCATTGAAAGCTCACTTGTACCAGAATCTAATGAAGAACGTTTAGCTGTCTATGCGTGACTATAAAAGTAGATGAACATAGTGTTTTCagattttggtgaattttgtaGGAACGGAGGATTTGGAGCTAACAGAAGACTTGAACGAGGATGAACCGTTCCAATCAGTTCCAAACTTTAGTTTTTATGCACAAAACCAGAGTTCATATGCTAAGTAAATTATCCAATAAACTGTCAAATGATTCAATTAAGGCGCTCTGATCTACACAATTAATTTCTTCGATACGAGAAAATAGTCTACAAAGTTGACAGTTGAGCATGAGATGAACAATCACTGACAATGGGACCTTTATTTACAAAGGATCTTCTCAAAAGGATTTAAAAGGTGAGGGAAAATGCTTCCCACATTTGGCTGTTTTGTCCCAATTGACAGCATTTGCAGCCCCAGTGGATTATCTTCGACGAATTGGTTTCAGACGTTCAATGCAAGCTTTTGAGCTGCAAGAGCTTCAGCCTCAAGGGTTGGCTCCCACAACAATGTAGTCTCTGCCAGCAGTGAGGTCACAATGTATGGGTCCATATTTGAAGCTGGACGACGATCCTCCAGATAACCTAATACAAGAGCAAGCAACATCGAAAGGTTCAGTTGCGCAGGTCATTTATAAAAGTGACATATCAGAAGGCAAACGCTGGGAGTATACTGGTGAAGCATACGAAAAAAAGACAACGCTGAAACATATTTAACATTTAACCACAGGTTAAGATAGTAATACTGAAACTGGTACTAGTACCTTTTCCTTGCTTCTCAGTTTCACGACCAACACGGATTGAGCAACCACGATTAGCCACTCCCTACAAAATCCAGTGAACCGGTATATAGTAATGAATACATGATGGCAAATTCCGTTGTTCCATTGATTAAAGTTCAATACCAACAGGTAACAATTTGAGGCATACCCAAGAAAATGTGTTAATGCTGGCTGTTTCATGCTTTCCTGTCAACCTTCTCTCATTTCCTTCTCCGTAGGCACTAATGTGCTCACCATGGCGAAGTGACAGATTCAAAATTGCCTTCTTAATAACTTCAAAGCCTCCGTCTTCCCTCATGCTCTTTGTACTGTGAAAGCAATGATTATTCGATATATTATTTTTCCTAACAGTTATAGCATACCATCCAATTATACATCTATATTGTCCATTTCATCAATGTTATATCGTCCAAATACCTGTAATTGGTGTGGCATCCTGCACCGTTCCAGTCACCCTGTCGATGCAAAATAGGAGACAAGTTCTTTCATCTGCACATATTTACAGAAAATACCGGCATATGGCAAAAACTATTTACCTCTATCGGTTTTGGATCAAGTGTGAGAACAACACCAGCTTGTTCAGTGATTCTCTGCCGGGGTAGGGAAAGACAATGTTTAGTAAATCATAGGACACATCGACACACCAACACTAGTTCAATGATACCATTCATTTGCAAAACTGCCGCCAAGTTATGGCCGGGATGAGTTACCTCAAGAATGTATCGTGAAGCCCAGATATGATCTGCGGCTTCAATTCCCACACTCGGACCAACTTGATACTCCCACTACATGATAATACCGATAATTGTTACTGATGGATGAAGCAAGGTAACTACAGTACTTGAATTTCGAAACAGGATGAGATAGAGAAGGGGAAGAGGAGAACCTGGCCAGGCATAACCTCCCCATTGGTGCCACTGATGTTAATTCCGGCATATAGGCAAGCCTTGTAGTGAGCATCTGATATGTCACGGCCGAATGACTTGTCAGCACCAGCACCACAGTAGTAGGGACCCTGCGATAAATAGACGCATTATTACCCCATACTTACTGAAGGCAAAAGATTTTATAAGACAGACTTTAATTACTAGAAATGAAACTATTTAGGCTAAACTGACAGATACTTGCAAACAGAATTACAACCTGAGGACCAGGATAACCTCCAACTGGCCAACCCAAAGGCCATTTCACATCGGTTTGGAGTAATGTGTACTCTTGCTCAATCCCATACCTGAAAATAATGGTCGAGATTAGTAGATTCTCGAATCCAAATATGTAATCGTAGTGTAACACATACTTGACACATTTATGTACATAAACTTGACAACGCTGTTAATCACTAAGCATCAATACAAAGAGATGAAAATTATAATTCCAGTCCTAATCTCCTACCCGACACGCAGGCAGGCGCACACACACGCAACTTAAAACCAAGGCAAAAGTATCAAAGGAGAAATTACCATGGTACTTCGTCTATAACCTTCTTGTTCTTGAAAATCTCAGCAGCCCTGGCGCGCTTGTTTGTTGGGATAGGCTCGCCTTGCGGTGTGTATGCATCGCAAATTACCTTTGCATAGCACACAGAGAATGATGTCAGTTAAGTTTTATATGATTAAATTCACCGGACATCATGGTACAAACATTTATATATGATGCCTACCAGAATATTGTTGCCACCACGGAAAGGGTCCTTAAATATCGCCTGGGGGCTGGAAAATAGAAGTTATATCAAGTTCCTGTTGTAACAATGAAGAGAAACAACCAACAACGTGGTTTTGTGCTGAAGATCTTACTATAAGATTACTTCACTGTCTTCACCGGGTGCTTGTCCGGTACTTGATCCATCATAATTCCACTTGGGAAGCTCAGAAGGATCTTCAACAGGCTTTGAAATTGTctgaaaattttgtaaacaagCATATGCATGAGACTaatcaaacttcaaactttcaagttaaaatttaaaagtccATGGACATTTATCATACCCTTGACTTGCTAC from Pyrus communis chromosome 4, drPyrComm1.1, whole genome shotgun sequence harbors:
- the LOC137731596 gene encoding protein FAR1-RELATED SEQUENCE 7-like — its product is MGMESSSTHFTNIRSLDTDCKIEDSGNNLVIEAYPLGMMPPMNAVDTEDEGESGVLEPYVGLEFDSADVARDFYTLYAARMGFKVRTGQLYRSRTDGSVSSRRFVCSKEGFQISSRTGCPALIRVQRRDSGKWVVDLFLKDHNHGLGSSTEENHSPIFQKKSSMPTNSVVEVSHRPKVKLIKAIEDKPPCPSGVITAKRLKRGGDEMQSEVDLSAGLEFNSANEAYQFYHAYAENAGFRIRIGQLFRSKLDGSITSRRFVCSKEGFQHPSRVGCGAYMRIKRQDSGRWVVDRFDKNHNHEFESHLEVQKKNLFSSKKFIEEEIGGLEIEDIVDINNGNLVKRHRENHIGSDWYSVLFDYFQTKQAEDTGFFYAVEVDNGNCMSIFWADGRSRFSCSQFGDAIIFDTSYRKSIYLVPFAAFIGINHHKQPVLLGCALVADESEKSFTWLFQTWLRAMSGRRPLSIIADQDDVIQQAIMQVLPGTHHRFSLWQIKAKESEHLSVMNGSFKYEYEKCIYQCQTANEFETAWNALLSRYGLKDNAWLKAMYEKRRSWVPLYLRATFFAGIPFNESIESFFGAHFNAQTPLKEFVSQYERGLERRREEEIKEDFNSFNLKPYLQTKEPLEEQCRRLYTLNTFRVFQKELLQSYSYLGFKIYDEGAIIRYLVRKCGNDDEKSIVTVGAAIPEVGCSCRMFEFEGILCRHVLRVFQILDIKEVPHCYILRRWTRNAEYGIPCESELGGNPQELKALMVWSLREAACKYIEAGATSLEKHKLAYEIMREGGRKLCWQR
- the LOC137730525 gene encoding membrane protein PM19L, yielding MASGGSKSAASILLVVNLILYFIVIVIASWAVNHGIQRSRETASVLSIPARIFPIYFPFGNLATGFFVIFSLIAGVVGFGTSLTGLHNVFQWDGPSLHTAAASSLATWSLTLLAMGLACKEIELGWTDANLRILEVITIIVSATQMFSTCVIHAGVEDAIAQESGRIRRV
- the LOC137730724 gene encoding glutamine synthetase leaf isozyme, chloroplastic, with translation MAQILAPTSQWQMKVTKSSATASPMTAKMWGSLVLKQNKKGPTRSSTKFRVLATKSEGYTINRLEGLLNLDLTPFTDKIIAEYIWIGGSGIDVRSKSRTISKPVEDPSELPKWNYDGSSTGQAPGEDSEVILYPQAIFKDPFRGGNNILVICDAYTPQGEPIPTNKRARAAEIFKNKKVIDEVPWYGIEQEYTLLQTDVKWPLGWPVGGYPGPQGPYYCGAGADKSFGRDISDAHYKACLYAGINISGTNGEVMPGQWEYQVGPSVGIEAADHIWASRYILERITEQAGVVLTLDPKPIEGDWNGAGCHTNYSTKSMREDGGFEVIKKAILNLSLRHGEHISAYGEGNERRLTGKHETASINTFSWGVANRGCSIRVGRETEKQGKGYLEDRRPASNMDPYIVTSLLAETTLLWEPTLEAEALAAQKLALNV